Proteins co-encoded in one Setaria viridis chromosome 9, Setaria_viridis_v4.0, whole genome shotgun sequence genomic window:
- the LOC117835372 gene encoding uncharacterized mitochondrial protein AtMg00810-like: MADIVDDIVLTASSSTLLWHIMGRLYSEFAMMDLGDLHHFLSISITSFSLGLFLSQRQYAFDTLQRAGMAECHSITTPVDTHAKLSAHNDAMLQDGSEYQSLAGVCLFMHDPREPHMALIKCIVCYVKGTPSSGFHIGTGPVQSLTAYSDADWAGYPDSRRSTSGFCVYLGDNLVSWSSKR; this comes from the exons ATGGCTGACATCGTCGATGACATCGTCCTCACCGCGTCGTCCTCAACTCTTCTTTGGCACATCATGGGGCGTCTTTACTCCGAGTTCGCCATGATGGATCTTGGCGATCTACACCACTTCCTCAGCATCTCCATCACAAGTTTCTCCCTGGGCCTGTTCCTATCTCAGCGACAGTACGCTTTCGATACTCTTCAGCGtgctggcatggctgagtgtcactctatAACGACTCCCGTTGACACTCATGCTAAGCTTTCGGCACACAACGACGCCATGCTCCAGGACGGCTCTGAGTATCAGAGTCTTGCTGGG GTGTGtctcttcatgcatgacccgcgcgagccccacatggccctgATCAAGTGCATCGTGTgctatgtgaagggcacgcCCTCCTCCGGGTTTCACATCGGCACTGGTCCTGTTCAGTCTCTGACTGCCTACTCCGACGCCGACTGGGCTGGCTACCCAGACTCTAGACGCTCCACCTCCGGCTTCTGCGTCTACCTCGGTgacaatctggtgtcttggtcctccaagcgctAG